One genomic segment of Chromatiaceae bacterium includes these proteins:
- a CDS encoding type II toxin-antitoxin system RelE/ParE family toxin, which produces MKVEWSPLALDRVSEIARYIAKDNPDAAERWVNDLFDAVERLVDFPESGRIVPEVGVRRIREVIFGAYRVIYSVKDKVEILTVRRGSRLLDVSEIDDEHD; this is translated from the coding sequence GTGAAGGTGGAGTGGTCTCCGCTGGCACTGGATCGGGTATCAGAGATCGCGCGCTACATCGCCAAAGACAACCCGGATGCCGCCGAGCGGTGGGTGAACGACCTGTTCGATGCGGTCGAGCGCCTGGTGGATTTTCCGGAGAGTGGCCGCATCGTTCCAGAAGTTGGCGTCCGGCGAATCAGAGAGGTGATCTTCGGCGCCTATCGAGTGATCTACAGCGTCAAGGACAAGGTCGAGATCCTCACAGTACGCCGGGGAAGCCGACTGCTGGATGTGAGCGAGATCGACGATGAACACGACTAA
- a CDS encoding type II toxin-antitoxin system Phd/YefM family antitoxin has translation MSKVRVDEDIRPLSEFRAEVASFVKHIHETRRPMVLTQRGRGVAVLMDVHEFELMQERLEILEDIYRAEEQLAAGEAVPHEEARARVLKSLAR, from the coding sequence ATGTCGAAGGTAAGAGTGGATGAGGATATCCGCCCCTTGTCGGAGTTCCGCGCCGAGGTGGCATCTTTCGTTAAGCACATTCACGAGACACGGCGACCGATGGTCTTGACCCAGCGAGGACGCGGCGTCGCCGTTCTGATGGATGTGCATGAATTCGAGCTGATGCAAGAGAGGCTGGAGATTCTCGAGGACATCTATCGTGCCGAGGAACAACTTGCCGCCGGCGAGGCCGTGCCACATGAAGAGGCGAGGGCGCGGGTCCTGAAGAGCCTCGCTCGGTGA
- the radC gene encoding DNA repair protein RadC encodes MNNQDVEPLPVENRFDTLKPGALNRAEKDTLIKLALSVLADRHRAGRALSSPEQTRDFLRLKLVDRKHEVFGALFLDNRHRVIRVAEMFQGTIDGASVHPRVVVQRALELNAAAVVFFHNHPSGVAEPSHADEAITRRLREALALVDVRVLDHFVVAAGESVSFAERGLI; translated from the coding sequence ATGAACAACCAGGACGTGGAGCCGCTCCCGGTCGAGAATCGCTTCGATACGTTGAAGCCGGGTGCACTCAACCGTGCGGAGAAGGACACGCTGATCAAACTGGCCCTGTCCGTGCTTGCCGATCGCCATCGAGCGGGACGCGCACTGAGCAGTCCGGAGCAGACACGCGACTTTCTTCGCCTGAAGCTCGTCGATCGCAAACACGAAGTGTTCGGCGCGCTGTTCCTCGACAACCGTCACCGGGTGATCCGGGTGGCCGAGATGTTCCAGGGCACCATCGACGGTGCTTCGGTCCATCCTCGGGTCGTGGTGCAGCGGGCCCTCGAGCTCAATGCGGCCGCGGTCGTCTTTTTTCACAATCACCCTTCGGGGGTTGCCGAGCCGAGCCATGCCGACGAGGCGATCACCCGGCGGTTGCGCGAAGCGCTGGCGCTGGTGGACGTACGGGTGCTCGATCACTTCGTCGTCGCCGCCGGCGAGAGCGTGAGCTTTGCAGAACGAGGGCTTATCTGA
- a CDS encoding DUF3577 domain-containing protein has protein sequence MSNDDTKYFDLYTTGIGYLNRVREVTPKEGSAFWSVTIAALRGSVDDVQYTYFECRVSGQQAQKLVQQLKPAVEGKLKVLVGFTLSDLVAESFTYKNGDKAGETGVSLKARLLRVGWAKVDGQPFYKDQAA, from the coding sequence ATGTCCAACGACGATACGAAGTATTTCGACCTCTACACCACCGGCATCGGTTATCTGAACCGTGTCCGGGAAGTGACGCCGAAGGAAGGCTCTGCCTTCTGGAGCGTCACCATCGCCGCCCTTCGGGGCAGCGTCGACGACGTCCAGTACACCTATTTCGAGTGCCGCGTGTCCGGCCAACAGGCGCAGAAGCTTGTGCAACAGCTCAAGCCAGCCGTCGAGGGCAAGCTCAAGGTGCTCGTGGGCTTCACGCTCAGCGACTTGGTCGCTGAATCCTTTACCTATAAGAACGGCGACAAGGCCGGTGAGACCGGGGTCAGCCTGAAGGCGCGTCTTCTGCGCGTCGGCTGGGCCAAGGTCGACGGCCAACCGTTCTACAAGGACCAGGCGGCCTGA
- a CDS encoding ParM/StbA family protein gives MTVADSETLNPISIGLDDGYAFTKIALPDGRLIAIPSRARIGHSNVTWLNGSEQRVFEYETDDTLFAVGEVDGEPTHFDGYPFSGLNRAIVQHALHEAGLAGQSVHAVSGLPVSSFYRKHGDQRLELIERKRASLKQAVQPVDGRLPAAIAFHEVIPEALAAWYDHIISEAKGGVQLEAERLGVPVAVIDIGGRTTDFVVVADQAVRHDSSGSLRCGLLDLKRQVAAAIRAKFDLEELSERATDDAVRSGSVRLFGKTHDVAEVVRDARRELVQRLHAETQRQLGRGAELERILFVGGGAVALAENIRDWFPNQTIAPHPAFANARGMLKYLRYVCQEPT, from the coding sequence ATGACCGTGGCCGACAGCGAGACCCTGAACCCCATCAGCATCGGCCTGGACGACGGCTATGCATTCACCAAGATTGCCTTGCCGGACGGGCGCCTGATCGCCATCCCCTCCCGCGCACGGATCGGTCACTCCAACGTCACCTGGCTGAACGGCAGCGAGCAGCGGGTGTTCGAGTACGAGACCGATGACACGCTGTTCGCCGTCGGCGAGGTGGACGGCGAGCCGACCCATTTCGATGGCTACCCCTTCTCCGGTCTGAACCGCGCCATCGTCCAGCATGCGCTGCACGAAGCCGGCCTGGCCGGCCAGTCCGTGCACGCGGTGTCCGGCTTGCCGGTCAGCAGCTTCTATCGGAAGCACGGCGACCAGCGGCTGGAGCTCATCGAGCGCAAGCGGGCGAGCCTGAAGCAGGCCGTGCAGCCAGTCGACGGGCGCCTGCCGGCCGCGATTGCGTTCCACGAGGTCATTCCGGAAGCGCTCGCGGCCTGGTACGACCACATCATTTCGGAGGCGAAAGGTGGCGTGCAGCTCGAGGCCGAGCGCCTCGGCGTGCCCGTCGCGGTGATCGACATCGGCGGACGGACCACCGATTTCGTCGTGGTCGCCGACCAGGCCGTGCGCCACGACAGCTCGGGGTCGTTGCGTTGTGGTCTGCTGGACCTCAAACGCCAGGTCGCGGCAGCCATCCGTGCCAAGTTCGACCTCGAGGAGCTTTCGGAGCGCGCGACCGACGATGCCGTGCGTAGCGGCAGCGTCCGCCTGTTCGGCAAGACGCATGATGTCGCCGAAGTAGTTCGGGATGCGCGACGAGAGCTCGTCCAGCGGCTGCACGCCGAGACGCAGCGGCAGCTCGGGCGGGGCGCCGAGCTCGAGCGGATCCTGTTCGTGGGCGGCGGCGCCGTGGCGCTCGCCGAGAACATCCGGGACTGGTTCCCAAATCAGACCATCGCGCCGCACCCCGCTTTCGCCAACGCGCGGGGGATGCTCAAGTACCTACGCTACGTCTGTCAGGAGCCGACCTGA
- a CDS encoding TIGR03761 family integrating conjugative element protein yields MTLQSRQAQRLVKGRAYSVEKPAIIGLLGFANLVRTLWHGARADDPYADWWLLQIHEAMAQTEHELVTLEQGISSRFETLGAIDVSVPVSDKPARIALNFSNPYAFRAARLISVFDALACKALSARHVGLIGRDESEKVLHQGGRWIRRALQSPLGYRLLGVTRDDVVQNTAMAIRAREAMGDIPDDVVRGVRRAPHAPTVMKERPVALTDAVGLLSLPREI; encoded by the coding sequence TTGACGTTACAGTCCCGCCAGGCGCAACGGCTCGTCAAGGGCCGCGCCTATAGCGTCGAGAAGCCGGCGATCATCGGGTTGCTCGGTTTCGCCAACCTGGTTCGAACCCTTTGGCATGGTGCTCGTGCCGATGATCCCTATGCCGACTGGTGGCTGCTGCAGATCCACGAGGCCATGGCGCAGACGGAGCATGAGCTCGTGACGTTGGAGCAGGGGATCTCGAGCCGCTTCGAAACGCTGGGCGCCATTGACGTTTCGGTGCCCGTATCGGACAAGCCGGCGCGTATCGCGCTCAACTTCAGTAATCCCTACGCGTTTCGTGCCGCCCGCCTGATCAGCGTATTCGACGCGCTGGCCTGCAAGGCGCTTAGCGCGCGACACGTGGGTCTGATCGGGCGCGACGAGTCGGAAAAGGTGTTGCACCAGGGCGGCCGGTGGATCAGGCGAGCCTTGCAGAGTCCGCTGGGTTATCGGCTCCTGGGTGTGACGCGCGACGATGTCGTCCAAAACACGGCGATGGCGATTCGGGCTCGGGAAGCCATGGGTGACATTCCAGACGACGTAGTGCGTGGTGTTCGGCGCGCACCCCATGCGCCGACAGTCATGAAGGAGCGACCGGTCGCATTGACCGACGCGGTCGGTCTGCTGTCACTGCCCCGCGAAATATGA
- a CDS encoding helix-turn-helix domain-containing protein, whose translation MNHSGADIRPETYALDALIRETLARGGSASAADALLFLGNTHHAFPALVVRDPVLEPVDKLVWMVVYQSARGTGSKAVFPSYADIARFANVSSSSTVSRAIAILRATRWLSLCARGRDTNGRFAGNVYALHDEPLPLADALHLDPGYMAFLQEAANHHHARVRRVIAGVSESLDADIREGRDVLAPVNAIERRLEAVDAIQRGSGRRYFSFSASVLASLSNAAKESRESGRGQNSKAVPRAPQKSKTVERSSSKYKNTTTTTQTAYEGSAREAVALEGLVFPPRLKENQRALAARYLATVPAEHRQSVLDELAGRLQAEQHGAKPVYDELRYLHHLCKQVNQGGFVENLGLKVQTERERRRAEAECLREEAATRNQERTEPASRSRGENALAEMRKQLKLPPSGRKSC comes from the coding sequence ATGAACCACAGTGGAGCAGACATCCGACCGGAAACCTATGCTCTCGATGCACTGATCCGCGAAACCCTCGCTCGTGGTGGTAGCGCATCGGCGGCGGATGCACTGCTCTTTCTCGGCAACACCCATCATGCCTTTCCGGCGCTCGTGGTACGGGACCCGGTTCTCGAGCCGGTCGACAAGCTGGTTTGGATGGTCGTCTACCAGAGCGCCCGAGGCACCGGCAGCAAGGCGGTGTTCCCGAGCTATGCGGACATAGCCCGGTTCGCAAACGTCTCGTCCAGTTCCACCGTCTCGCGTGCCATAGCAATCTTGCGCGCTACACGCTGGCTGTCACTGTGCGCCCGCGGCCGTGATACCAACGGCCGGTTTGCCGGCAATGTCTATGCGCTGCACGATGAGCCACTGCCTCTGGCAGACGCCTTGCACCTGGATCCTGGCTACATGGCGTTTCTACAGGAAGCGGCCAATCATCATCATGCGCGTGTGCGCCGCGTGATCGCAGGCGTCTCGGAATCATTGGATGCGGATATCCGCGAAGGCAGGGACGTGCTGGCCCCGGTGAACGCCATCGAGCGACGCCTCGAGGCGGTTGATGCTATCCAGCGCGGTAGCGGCCGGCGTTACTTCAGTTTCAGTGCCAGCGTGCTCGCAAGTTTGTCGAACGCCGCGAAGGAAAGCCGCGAAAGCGGCCGTGGCCAAAATTCAAAGGCGGTACCGCGAGCACCGCAAAAATCGAAGACGGTAGAACGTAGTAGTAGTAAATATAAAAATACAACTACAACAACACAGACTGCCTACGAAGGTTCCGCGCGCGAGGCGGTGGCGCTCGAGGGGTTGGTCTTCCCGCCGCGACTCAAGGAGAACCAGCGCGCGCTGGCCGCCCGGTATCTGGCGACAGTCCCCGCCGAGCATCGCCAGTCCGTGCTGGACGAACTCGCCGGCCGGCTGCAGGCGGAGCAACACGGGGCCAAGCCGGTGTACGACGAGCTGCGCTATCTGCACCACCTGTGTAAGCAGGTCAACCAAGGGGGCTTCGTCGAGAACCTGGGCCTGAAGGTGCAGACCGAGCGCGAACGCCGCCGCGCTGAGGCCGAGTGTCTGCGCGAAGAGGCCGCCACCCGGAACCAAGAGCGCACAGAACCTGCGTCGCGATCGCGCGGCGAGAACGCACTGGCCGAAATGCGCAAGCAGCTGAAACTGCCACCGTCAGGGCGCAAGTCTTGCTGA
- a CDS encoding DUF2857 domain-containing protein, producing the protein MTTSAGTKESELVMAVMLYAIRCLSENDQHALRNMNFGPEEVAALRELNLADLYRAGSLQAHCLDIQLNRDVYWPMLAHLRRERESEELQRDLIQADAPLEMMRSLFGVGSREYTRLRRMLAVEPAVGRPPEPDEETAHRLWHALSARLDADKGDGLSPNAYLAVHRETGAPLRAIWNLAQRFLEYGDVYAPSEGASAAAHPPKTVIAGHHRATRG; encoded by the coding sequence ATGACGACGTCCGCCGGAACCAAGGAATCCGAACTGGTGATGGCCGTGATGCTGTATGCCATCCGCTGCCTGTCGGAGAATGACCAGCACGCCTTGCGCAACATGAATTTCGGCCCGGAGGAGGTCGCCGCACTACGTGAGCTCAACCTGGCCGATCTCTACCGGGCGGGCAGTCTCCAGGCGCATTGCCTGGACATCCAGCTCAACCGGGACGTTTACTGGCCGATGCTTGCACACCTGCGCCGCGAGCGAGAGAGCGAAGAGCTGCAACGTGACCTGATCCAGGCCGATGCCCCGCTCGAGATGATGCGTAGCCTGTTCGGTGTTGGCTCACGGGAGTATACGAGGCTGCGCCGCATGCTGGCCGTTGAGCCTGCGGTCGGTCGTCCGCCAGAGCCCGATGAAGAAACAGCGCACCGCCTTTGGCATGCGCTGTCTGCGCGTCTGGATGCCGACAAGGGTGACGGGCTCAGCCCAAACGCCTATCTGGCCGTGCACCGCGAGACCGGTGCGCCGCTGCGCGCAATCTGGAATCTTGCACAGCGCTTCTTGGAGTACGGCGACGTCTACGCGCCCAGCGAGGGGGCCTCGGCGGCCGCTCACCCGCCGAAGACCGTGATTGCCGGACATCATCGTGCGACCCGTGGATGA